One Frankiales bacterium genomic region harbors:
- a CDS encoding SidA/IucD/PvdA family monooxygenase, giving the protein MLETQETDVLVVGGSAAGLATARALQQAGLRFEILEATDAVAMPWRHHYDRLHLHTPRSSSGLPGMPMPRDYPRYPSRDQVVAYLEAYAERFGLRPRFGRRVTRLDRADGRWVADVAGGERWTARHVVVATGAARRPVRPSWPGMSEYEGDLLHSSEYRNGDPWAGRDVLVVGFGNSACELAIDLVERGARPHLSVRAPVNVIPRDMLGVVPVLQLGIAMRHVPTGLADALAAPLVRLTVGDITATGLRKLPYGPNTQIRRDRHIPLLDIGTMAHIRAGRIEVHGDIERFTHAGVVLDDGTWLEVAAVVLATGYEPGLADFLPEWRAVCDESGRPRVSGGATALPGLYFCGQFVSPAGMLREIGLESQRIAAAITGT; this is encoded by the coding sequence GTGCTGGAGACGCAGGAGACCGACGTCCTCGTGGTCGGCGGCTCCGCCGCCGGGCTCGCCACCGCGCGAGCGCTGCAGCAGGCCGGGCTGCGCTTCGAGATCCTCGAGGCCACCGACGCCGTCGCGATGCCCTGGCGCCACCACTACGACCGGCTCCACCTGCACACCCCCCGCTCGAGCTCGGGGCTGCCGGGAATGCCGATGCCGCGCGACTACCCGCGCTACCCCTCGCGCGACCAGGTGGTCGCCTACCTCGAGGCCTACGCCGAGCGCTTCGGGCTGCGGCCGCGCTTCGGCCGGCGCGTGACGCGCCTGGATCGCGCCGACGGACGATGGGTGGCCGACGTGGCCGGCGGCGAGCGCTGGACCGCCCGGCACGTGGTGGTCGCGACCGGCGCGGCCCGGCGTCCCGTGCGCCCGTCGTGGCCGGGCATGTCGGAGTACGAGGGTGACCTGCTGCACTCCAGCGAGTACCGCAACGGCGACCCGTGGGCCGGCCGCGACGTGCTGGTGGTCGGCTTCGGCAACTCCGCGTGCGAGCTGGCCATCGACCTCGTCGAGCGCGGCGCCCGTCCCCACCTCTCGGTGCGCGCGCCGGTCAACGTCATCCCGCGCGACATGCTCGGGGTGGTGCCGGTGCTCCAGCTCGGCATCGCCATGCGCCACGTGCCGACAGGACTCGCGGACGCGCTCGCGGCACCGCTGGTGCGGCTCACCGTCGGCGACATCACCGCGACCGGGCTGCGCAAGCTGCCCTACGGGCCCAACACGCAGATCCGCCGCGACCGGCACATCCCGCTGCTCGACATCGGCACGATGGCGCACATCCGTGCGGGGCGCATCGAGGTGCACGGCGACATCGAGCGCTTCACCCATGCCGGCGTCGTGCTCGACGACGGCACCTGGCTCGAGGTCGCGGCCGTCGTGCTCGCCACCGGCTACGAGCCGGGGCTCGCGGACTTCCTGCCCGAGTGGCGCGCCGTCTGCGACGAGTCCGGACGCCCGCGGGTGTCCGGCGGGGCGACCGCCCTGCCCGGCCTCTACTTCTGCGGGCAGTTCGTGTCCCCCGCGGGGATGCTGCGCGAGATCGGGCTGGAGTCGCAGCGCATCGCGGCGGCGATCACCGGCACCTGA
- a CDS encoding ATP-binding cassette domain-containing protein, producing the protein MPVTHVALEDVVTALGTRTLLDHVTAGVTEGARIGVVGRNGGGKSTLVNVLTGRRPVDSGRVVTAGGLRIGLLPQGDDLDPAATLRAVVVGERAEHEWAGDARVRDVLAGLLGGVDAPAYREGLATVVGTMSGGERRRAALAALLVDDPDLLVLDEPTNHLDVEAVAWLAAHLVPRRGSLVAVTHDRWFLDAVATETWEVVDGRVERYDGGYAAYVLAKAERARQARASEERRQNLLRKELAWLRRGAPARTSKPRFRVEAANALIADEPPPRDRLALERFATARLGRQVYDLEDLTLAPAPGAQPVLVDQTWRLGPGDRVGLLGPNGAGKTTVLRLLDAAHDGVLDTAAAPDVRAGLVRVGTTVHVAHLSQDVAAVDPEQRVLPALQQEAHYVDLGRGRTLTAQQLLESFGFTGDRLATRLGDLSGGERRRLQLLRLLVGGPNVLLLDEPTNDLDVEMLTVLEDLLDTWPGTLVVVSHDRYFLERTTDTLYALLGDGTIRHLPGGVEEYLDRRREPRPTARASAAAGGTASPGPAPVEQSRPAPASLSGGEARAVRKELTRIERRTDRLRDEEARLHDALAAASTDHERVLALDAELRAVLAEREQLEEEWLDLAARLE; encoded by the coding sequence ATGCCGGTCACGCACGTCGCGCTCGAGGACGTCGTCACCGCTCTCGGCACGCGCACGCTGCTCGACCACGTGACGGCCGGTGTCACCGAGGGCGCGCGGATCGGGGTGGTGGGGCGCAACGGCGGCGGCAAGTCGACCCTCGTGAACGTGCTGACCGGTCGCCGGCCGGTCGACTCCGGCCGCGTGGTCACGGCCGGCGGCCTGCGGATCGGGCTGCTCCCGCAGGGCGACGACCTCGACCCCGCCGCGACGCTGCGCGCCGTGGTGGTGGGCGAGCGGGCCGAGCACGAGTGGGCCGGCGACGCCCGCGTTCGCGACGTCCTCGCCGGCCTGCTCGGCGGCGTGGACGCGCCCGCCTACCGCGAGGGGCTGGCCACCGTGGTGGGCACGATGTCCGGCGGTGAGCGCCGCCGGGCCGCGCTCGCCGCCCTGCTGGTGGACGACCCGGACCTGCTCGTGCTCGACGAGCCGACCAACCACCTCGACGTCGAGGCGGTGGCCTGGCTGGCCGCGCACCTCGTGCCGCGGCGCGGCTCGCTGGTCGCGGTGACCCACGACCGCTGGTTCCTCGACGCCGTCGCCACGGAGACCTGGGAGGTCGTCGACGGGCGGGTCGAGCGCTACGACGGCGGCTACGCGGCCTACGTGCTGGCCAAGGCCGAGCGGGCGCGCCAGGCCCGGGCGAGCGAGGAGCGGCGGCAGAACCTGCTGCGCAAGGAGCTCGCGTGGCTGCGGCGGGGCGCCCCGGCCCGCACGAGCAAGCCGCGCTTCCGCGTCGAGGCGGCCAACGCGCTCATCGCGGACGAGCCGCCGCCGCGCGACCGGCTGGCCCTCGAGCGCTTCGCCACGGCACGGCTGGGCCGCCAGGTCTACGACCTCGAGGACCTCACGCTCGCGCCCGCACCGGGCGCGCAGCCGGTGCTGGTCGACCAGACCTGGCGCCTCGGCCCCGGCGACCGGGTGGGCCTGCTCGGCCCCAACGGGGCCGGCAAGACGACCGTGCTGCGGCTGCTCGACGCCGCCCACGACGGCGTGCTCGACACGGCCGCCGCGCCCGACGTGCGCGCGGGGCTCGTGCGCGTGGGCACGACCGTGCACGTGGCGCACCTGTCGCAGGACGTCGCCGCCGTCGACCCGGAGCAGCGGGTGCTGCCGGCACTCCAGCAGGAAGCGCACTACGTGGACCTGGGCCGTGGCCGGACGCTGACCGCCCAGCAGCTGCTCGAGAGCTTCGGGTTCACCGGCGACCGGCTCGCCACCCGGCTCGGCGACCTGTCCGGCGGCGAGCGGCGCCGGCTCCAGCTGCTGCGCCTGCTCGTCGGCGGCCCCAACGTGCTGCTCCTCGACGAGCCGACCAACGACCTCGACGTCGAGATGCTCACCGTGCTCGAGGACCTGCTCGACACCTGGCCGGGCACGCTGGTCGTGGTCAGCCACGACCGCTACTTCCTCGAGCGCACCACCGACACGCTCTACGCGCTGCTCGGCGACGGCACGATCCGCCACCTGCCCGGCGGCGTCGAGGAGTACCTCGACCGACGGCGCGAGCCGCGCCCCACCGCCCGCGCGAGCGCGGCGGCCGGCGGCACGGCGTCGCCGGGGCCGGCACCCGTCGAGCAGAGCCGGCCGGCACCCGCGAGCCTCTCGGGCGGGGAGGCGCGGGCGGTGCGCAAGGAGCTCACCCGCATCGAGCGGCGCACCGACCGGCTGCGCGACGAGGAGGCGCGGCTGCACGACGCCCTGGCCGCCGCCTCGACCGACCACGAGCGGGTGCTCGCGCTCGACGCCGAGCTGCGCGCGGTGCTCGCCGAGCGCGAGCAGCTCGAGGAGGAGTGGCTCGATCTCGCCGCGCGGCTCGAGTGA
- a CDS encoding MarR family transcriptional regulator, with translation MQRERADEVDVLVDAWRRERPDLDVAPLEVLSRVSRLARHLDLARREAFDTHDLEPWEFDVLAALRRAGAPYALSPGRLLQVTLVTSGTMTNRIDRLAAKGLVERVPDPNDGRGVQVVLTDAGRTRVDDALTDLLAHERAILASLSASDRDRLADLLRRLTVPFDNAG, from the coding sequence ATGCAGCGGGAGCGCGCCGACGAGGTGGACGTGCTCGTCGACGCCTGGCGCCGGGAACGGCCCGACCTCGACGTGGCTCCCCTCGAGGTGCTCTCCCGGGTGAGCCGCCTCGCCCGCCACCTCGACCTGGCCCGCCGCGAGGCCTTCGACACCCACGACCTCGAGCCCTGGGAGTTCGACGTCCTCGCCGCGCTGCGCCGGGCCGGGGCGCCCTACGCCCTCTCCCCCGGCCGCCTGCTCCAGGTCACCCTCGTCACCAGCGGCACGATGACCAACCGCATCGATCGGCTGGCCGCCAAGGGGCTCGTGGAGCGCGTGCCGGACCCGAACGACGGGCGCGGCGTGCAGGTGGTGCTCACGGACGCCGGCCGCACGCGGGTCGACGACGCGCTGACCGACCTGCTCGCGCACGAGCGGGCGATCCTGGCCTCGCTGTCCGCCTCGGACCGCGACCGGCTCGCCGACCTGCTGCGCCGGCTCACCGTGCCGTTCGACAACGCGGGGTAG
- a CDS encoding TetR family transcriptional regulator: MSGRERREQLVDVGRKLFAEKGFEAVTIEEIASKAGVSKPVVYEHFGSKDGLYAVIVDREMNTLLGMVTDSLTADNPRALLEQAARALFDYIEGRSDGFRVLVRDSPVAQNTGNFASLLRDVAGQVEARLAKEFDRKGFPSKFAPMYANMLVGMVALTGQWWLDVRKPKKDEVVAHVVNLAWNGIVGLEKKPRLVTDRLG, translated from the coding sequence ATGAGCGGACGGGAGCGGCGCGAGCAGCTCGTCGACGTGGGCCGCAAGCTCTTCGCCGAGAAGGGCTTCGAGGCGGTGACCATCGAGGAGATCGCCTCGAAGGCCGGCGTGTCGAAGCCGGTGGTCTACGAGCACTTCGGCAGCAAGGACGGGCTCTACGCCGTCATCGTCGACCGCGAGATGAACACGCTGCTCGGCATGGTCACCGACTCGCTCACCGCCGACAACCCCCGCGCGCTGCTCGAGCAGGCCGCCCGCGCCCTCTTCGACTACATCGAGGGCCGCAGCGACGGCTTCCGCGTGCTCGTGCGCGACAGCCCCGTGGCGCAGAACACCGGCAACTTCGCCTCGCTGCTGCGCGACGTCGCCGGCCAGGTCGAGGCACGCCTGGCCAAGGAGTTCGACCGCAAGGGCTTCCCGTCCAAGTTCGCGCCAATGTACGCCAACATGCTCGTCGGCATGGTCGCGCTCACCGGCCAGTGGTGGCTCGACGTCCGCAAGCCGAAGAAGGACGAGGTCGTGGCGCACGTGGTCAACCTCGCCTGGAACGGGATCGTCGGCCTGGAGAAGAAGCCCCGCCTGGTCACCGATCGGCTCGGCTGA
- a CDS encoding acyl-CoA desaturase — MTATPELDLTADELAEEQSLTGHSYAAAREDGSAPMFTGSDRQTLAERLTVGLFVAVPLLAVLLAVPFAWGWGLGWSDVVIGVVMYAVAAHGITIGFHRAFTHGSFKPNRPLKIALAIAGSLAIEGPVARWVADHRKHHAFSDAEGDPHSPWAYGESTRGLIKGFFYAHTGWLFDVEQTPMQRYAPDLLKDKDLVRVSRLFPLWVAVSLLAPAVIGGLVTWSWHGAVTALFWASIVRVGLVHHVTWSINSVCHLWGKHPFKTRDRSGNVAWLALFSGGESWHNMHHSDPTSARHGVLHGQVDTSARMIELFERRGWAQDVRWPRAERLRARMVDPESTRLSRKVR; from the coding sequence ATGACCGCGACGCCCGAGCTCGACCTGACCGCCGACGAGCTCGCGGAGGAGCAGTCCCTCACGGGTCACTCGTACGCCGCCGCGCGCGAGGACGGCAGCGCCCCGATGTTCACCGGCTCGGACCGGCAGACCCTCGCCGAGCGCCTCACCGTCGGGCTCTTCGTCGCGGTGCCCCTGCTCGCGGTGCTCCTCGCCGTCCCGTTCGCGTGGGGCTGGGGGCTGGGCTGGAGCGACGTCGTGATCGGCGTCGTCATGTACGCGGTCGCCGCGCACGGCATCACGATCGGCTTCCACCGGGCCTTCACGCACGGCTCCTTCAAGCCGAACCGGCCGCTGAAGATCGCGCTGGCCATCGCCGGCAGCCTGGCCATCGAGGGCCCGGTCGCCCGCTGGGTGGCCGACCACCGCAAGCACCACGCGTTCAGCGACGCCGAGGGCGACCCGCACTCCCCCTGGGCCTACGGCGAGTCCACCCGCGGCCTGATCAAGGGCTTCTTCTACGCGCACACCGGCTGGCTGTTCGACGTCGAGCAGACCCCGATGCAGCGCTACGCCCCGGACCTGCTCAAGGACAAGGACCTCGTCCGGGTCTCGCGCCTGTTCCCGCTGTGGGTCGCCGTCTCCCTCCTGGCGCCGGCCGTCATCGGCGGCCTGGTCACCTGGTCGTGGCACGGCGCCGTGACGGCGCTCTTCTGGGCCTCGATCGTCCGCGTCGGCCTCGTGCACCACGTGACCTGGTCGATCAACTCGGTGTGCCACCTCTGGGGCAAGCACCCGTTCAAGACCCGCGACCGCTCGGGCAACGTGGCCTGGCTCGCGCTGTTCTCCGGCGGCGAGTCCTGGCACAACATGCACCACTCCGACCCCACCTCGGCCCGGCACGGCGTCCTGCACGGCCAGGTCGACACCAGCGCCCGGATGATCGAGCTGTTCGAGCGCCGCGGCTGGGCGCAGGACGTCCGCTGGCCGCGCGCCGAGCGCCTGCGGGCCCGCATGGTCGACCCCGAGAGCACGCGCCTGTCGCGCAAGGTCCGGTGA
- a CDS encoding 4-(cytidine 5'-diphospho)-2-C-methyl-D-erythritol kinase — MLSSVTVRAPAKVNLALGVGPAREDGYHGLATVFHAVGLYDDLVATPLSPGSGVQIVVEGEGADQVPLDGSNLAVRAVEALTGLGGGRDLSVVIRKGIPVAGGMAGGSADAAAALVAVDALFELGLGREVLHDVAATLGSDVPFALHGGTAIGADRGDRLTTALVRGSYHWVFVLAEQGLPTPQVYQEFDRLHAGRPVPEPEVPDALMAALRAGDAEALGRALHNDLQGAAVSLRPHLAQVLSMGEEYGALGGVVSGSGPTVALLARDDEHAVDLAVAFTATGMCRTVKRAVGPVAGARVVDQRTAP, encoded by the coding sequence GTGCTCTCGTCCGTCACCGTCCGCGCCCCCGCGAAGGTCAACCTCGCGCTCGGCGTGGGTCCCGCGCGCGAGGACGGCTACCACGGCCTGGCCACGGTGTTCCACGCCGTGGGCCTCTACGACGACCTCGTGGCGACTCCCCTGAGCCCCGGGTCCGGCGTGCAGATCGTGGTGGAGGGCGAGGGTGCCGACCAGGTGCCGCTCGACGGCAGCAACCTCGCCGTGCGCGCCGTGGAGGCGCTCACCGGGCTCGGCGGAGGCCGCGACCTCTCGGTGGTGATCCGCAAGGGCATCCCGGTGGCCGGGGGCATGGCGGGTGGCAGCGCCGACGCCGCGGCCGCCCTGGTCGCGGTCGACGCGCTGTTCGAGCTCGGGCTCGGCCGCGAGGTGCTGCACGACGTCGCGGCCACGCTGGGCAGCGACGTCCCCTTCGCCCTGCACGGGGGCACGGCCATCGGCGCGGACCGCGGCGACCGGCTCACCACCGCGCTGGTGCGCGGCAGCTACCACTGGGTGTTCGTGCTCGCCGAGCAGGGCCTGCCGACCCCGCAGGTGTACCAGGAGTTCGACCGGCTGCACGCGGGGCGGCCGGTGCCGGAGCCGGAGGTGCCCGACGCGCTCATGGCCGCGCTGCGGGCCGGCGACGCCGAGGCGCTCGGCCGTGCGCTGCACAACGACCTCCAGGGCGCCGCTGTGTCGCTGCGCCCCCACCTCGCCCAGGTGCTGAGCATGGGCGAGGAGTACGGCGCGCTCGGCGGTGTGGTGTCGGGCAGCGGCCCGACGGTCGCGCTGCTGGCCCGCGACGACGAGCACGCGGTCGACCTCGCCGTCGCCTTCACCGCCACGGGCATGTGCCGCACGGTGAAGCGGGCGGTCGGCCCGGTGGCCGGCGCCCGGGTCGTCGACCAGCGGACCGCGCCCTGA